GTGGATCATTGCAAAGCGATTAAAAGGAATGGAGACAAGGTATCTTATCCCTGTCTTTGTCTCGACTCTCCGACTCACGTATTGCTTCTAAGAAACTTCCTCCATCCTTTGATTTTGAAAGGTCAATAATCATCCTCCGACTCacatattgttttttttttctttcattctcTCTTTCTTTCCTCCAGTGCTTTGAGAATCCGAGAATGAAACTAGTCTTTTTGTCAAGTTTTAAATGTTTCTTTAATCTTCACTTTTAGCATTTTTatgttttgttttaattaaaaaaaaaaattctgcagGGAAGAAATTCCTGGACAAATAGTTGGAACTAGAATCAATATGCAACTTGTGAGTCGATACATGATGCATCCCATCATGTGGTGTATCTGGTTATGCATcaaaaaatgataatctcagttaATTTTATTGATTATCTCTAAAGGATATCTAGTTGAACATCAAATCCCATGGGGTGCTAAGTTAATTAGAAGTTAATAGATTTATTATAATGAAAAAAGAATCAATTTTCGACGAACGCGtatcttttgaaaaaaatttctctCATTTTCTAATCCGAGTTATAAGTTGATTTCATAATTTATCTTTCTTTATATAATCTGCAAATGGACTATAAAAAATATCTAGAAGgaacataattaattttttttaaaaaaataaaaatcgcTACAATCTCTTTGAGCATCGATGTACCCAAATTTAATTTTATCGATTGTTCATTAAATTATTTATTCAACCATTtcgaatagaaaattttaaagtcAAGATGAGAGTGAAAGCTCTTCAAAATTATATTTCTACGTAGTTGAATTAGTATGAGCACATTAATTTTTCTAGATCACGATAAATTTCACCCTATCTGTACAGATAGTGTCCCAACCTTTCATATTGGGATGATGAAACTCACACTTAAATAGTGAGTTCTATCATCTCATTGTGAAAGGTTGGGATATTGCAAGGATCGAATTAACCCTAGATCACGCACATGTTTGAATCGAAataatatattaaggaattaatcaTTTCCAAATTCAGCCTGACATCATTCTGACCTCAGCACATGCAATGCTTATGGAAGCTTCCATGGATTGGATGCAGTGGAGACAAGAGtacttgaatttattttttttttaaaataaatattttgaaagtatATATAAgttgtattttggatttattcaccagacgaattaaaaaaaaatcatatatctTAAGAGAGTCAATTCAGATAGATGGAATCAGATTCAGGTCAAGTTGAATTGTTTTTTAAACTCAATCTTAAACACCATCTGAGTTCGAcctgaatttaaatttaatataaaatcttttaatttaaatttgaattcgaTCAATCTAATCCATCCAAATTCAACTGGACAATCTGAAAATCtaattcaaaatgattttttaaaattatttttctataatttttcatttttatctcaTTCTATTATTATCATaccaatattaatattaatatatataaaaatatcttaattttttaaataaaattcaatttaactaaaaaaaatcacTAAATCTTATATTTAGATCAATCCAGGTTAACCCGAATCAACCGAAATTCAATTCGATCTAATCCGAAAATTTTGTATCCGAAAATACTCCAATCTGAACCTGACCTAAATCCAAAAATATCCAATTCAAACCTAATATTTTTTAGATCAACTTAGATTGGGTCATCAGATCGAATtggatcctctggtccgtaaattaCGGACCAGGGATGATCCCTTACATGAAGACCCTTGATTTAGATGGACCCTATCTATTTAAATGTAGAGTCAATCCAAATCAAAAGTTCTCATGCAAGGGATCATCCCTTGATTCGTAATTTACAGACCAGAAAATTTTTACTGTATTTTTAACAACCCTAatatatctctaaaattaattgtACGAAACTCCAATGCTTAAACTATGAAAAATATAGGGTcatgaaaatcaaaattatttaatgcaCGAGAAGATCTTTAAATCATAGACTAAAATACAATTTAGATCCCtcgtgaaaaaaaaattaaatttcaaaaaaagaaTATTGTACTTTAGAgtgaaaattgaattttcaaatttgttggataaactataattaaaataataggagaatatgaaactaataaataaatttataaaaaactgaAATAGTAAGGagtctaatatcaaaagggtaaAAACTAAAAAGACCTTTTTTGTTATTTTCATTAaagtataattattattttagttaaatgaattttatttttattttaaaaaaaaccttattctaaaaatatttttactctAGTTATATTATATCACAACTGTTGAAACGTGTTAAaaataaattagtttttaaaaatttaatttaatcaataatacTATAGAATAatacttttttttatataatttattatcaaaaattacttaaaattatcttaacaGAGTAAATAATTATTACATCGTGCTACACTTTGGTAGCGATTGTTAAATAACTTTtacagaaattatttttaatcatctTTAATACGGATCCAGATccagacaaaaaaaaatatatatttaaagaaaGAAACTGGAGCTTATCTTCCTTCTCATTGTCCTTCAAATTGCAACATATAAATAGAATTTTCCGAAAATAAAGAGATACTCAAACACACCCTCGCTCTCCCTAAATCCATCACTATCTTTAATTGATTTAACCATCGTACTATTTTTATCAACTtaaattcatttattttaatatgtATCAACTATTGCATAGGTAAGCCAACTGTATAAGAATAGAGATATTATATATGATACGGTGATGTTTTAATtattaacttttaaattttcactCATATTAAAAAGATTCCATGTCGCTTTCAAAATGGTTAAATCACCTTTATATAACGGGGATGGCGTATCGGCCTCCGTAACGCTGCCACCAAACCCgtattcttcttcttcgtcttcttcctgAGCTTCGCCTCCTCGTTCCACTCCGATCGCTATAGAAACGCCATCCGCCCGCACTCGCTCCTCCGCTTCCGCTTCCGCTTCCGCTTCCGATTCACTGCGGAGAAGCGGGTTAGGAGGAAAAGGCCGACCTCTGGGTTCCCTATTTCGTGCTTTTTCTTGCTGAGTCTGGAGGTTTTGTGGATGCGTGGGGAAGGAGCAGATGGGAAACTGCCTGAATCCTTCGCCGCGGATCGAGAGCGCCCACTCCCCGCGAGACGCCTCGTgtgagtttttttatttttcggtGGATGTAGTTGTGCTTGATTTTGCAGGGGTTttctttgttgttgttgtttaaaTTAGTGGCGATGACCTTGGTTTTTCCCTCCTCCTTTGGATTTCTTCCTTAGTTGTTGATTCTTTTTCTTAGAGGATTTGTATTCGATTTCTAATTTTGATTCGAGGAAGGGATCCTTTATGGAGTGAAAAGCTGTTCGATCAGGTTTCTGATATACGAAGCAAAATTTGATGTTCCCCATCTGCTTTCCATCTTCAAAGGATTCTATGATTTGGCAGTTATTTCTATGATGTtcataattattttctgcattttgtgCTAGCTGTAATAAAAGAGGATTTCCTACTCATTTTCCCCATCTTTCACGATGAACAGATTCTTCAAAAGCCGCCAGCAGTAAGAGAAGTTTGTTCTCAGTCTCCTCGAGTCGGACATCATACTCAATCCCCTCGACTCATTCTGGACAATCCTTCACTGACAAACCGAGCAGCATGACTCTTCCTACGCCAAGATCTGAAGGTGAAATATTATCATCCTCGCAGTTGAAGAACTTCACATTCAACGAATTGAGGAATGCCACCAGGAACTTTCGACACGACAATCTACTTGGAGAAGGAGGATTCGGTTATGTTTACAAAGGTTGGATCGATGAGCAAACGTTCTCTGCTTCAAAACCAGGCTGTGGAATGGTTGTTGCTGTCAAGAAGCTCAAACCTCAAAGCTTCCAAGGCCACAAGGAATGGCTGGTTCGTCTCCTCCTCCTACTTTGCCTTCTTCCCTATGCTTAAAATCTTTGCTTAGGCTTCTCTGTGTCAAATGGTTGCAGACAGAGGTTGATTACCTAGGCCAGCTTCACCACCCCAATTTGGTTAAGCTCATCGGTTATTGTTCAGAGGGGGACAACAAACTTCTCGTCTATGAGTTCATGTCTAAAGGCAGCTTGGAAAATCACCTGTTTAGAAGTAAGCAAGCAGTCCACTATGTATATGTGTCATGATACTTCCATATCGATCTTGTTTTAGATTAACCATAATACCTATCTAGAGATCTACCTAGCATGAAACTGATAACCCATTTCTACTGTTTTGAATCATGGATGCTTCTTCCAGGAGGCGCTCGGCCGCTACCTTGGGCGACTAGGATCAAGGTTGCAATTGGAGCTGCTAGAGGACTCACTTTTTTGCATGATGCTGAATCTCAAGTTATATATCGAGATTTCAAGGCATCAAATATTCTCCTTGACTCGGTACGTCGTCGCGAATTGTTTATAAGGTTGGGGGCATAAAATAAGGGGTAGATTGAAGTTTTTTTCGTTACTTATCGTGCAGGAGTTTAACGCGAAGCTATCAGATTTTGGCTTGGCAAAAGCTGGACCAACCGGCGATAAAACACACGTATCGACTCAAGTCATAGGTACTCATGGTTATGCAGCTCCTGAATATATTGCTACAGGTTGGTTGGCTATTTGATTAAAATGTCTTATTTACTCAGATTTCTTCACTTGTTCAATCACGAGTTACAATTGCAGGTAGACTCTCAGTGAAAGCAGATGTCTATAGCTTTGGAGTCGTATTGTTGGAGCTGTTGTCGGGATGCCGCGCCATTAACGAATCAAAGATGGGCATCGAGCAGAACCTCGTCGAATGGGCAAAGCCTTGTTTGGGGGACAAGCGGAAACTATACCGGATCATGGACACAAGGCTGGAAGGCCAGTACCTGAAGAAAGGAGCCCATGCAGTTTCGATGCTTGCTTTGCAATGCATCTCACAGGATGCCAAACTCCGTCCTCGGATGTCTGATGTGTTGGCCTTGCTGGAACAACTGCAAGATCCGAAGGCTGCAGTCTTTCCCCTGCCAGAAGATCGGTATAAGACTGCCAATGTCATCGCCAAATCGCCGATGAATTGTAACCTTCTGTCTTTGCACGCAGCAGCAGTTGGATCCCCGTTGCCATCGCATCCGCAGACACCTCTAGTACACTAAGGGAAACAACTAGTTCATTTCAACTAGTAATTTTAAGTGTGTTGGATGGGGTTGTGATGGAGGATTCGAATTAGATGATAAATGCTAATGCGAGTAATGTGATTATTATGATACATTAAAAGAGGTGTTACTgatttgattttctatcattttttcCAGGTTTTTCTTAGTCTTACATCAAGCATTTGATGAAATGGTATTTGATCAACATAATATGAATATAATTACTTGAAACAAAATGCACAATAATAATACAAGAATATTGGTAAAATAATTACCAGATTCTATATCTTGCTCAACTCTCTTGTTCTATCTTTCTACCTCATTTGTCACTTCACTTAGGTTGTCTGTCCCTCACGAGCTTGACCTAGCCAATCTGATTTGCTCATATCACCAACCTCAATGGATTGGATTAACAAGGATAAATCTGCAAATTCATAAATCGCCTAGCTCAACAATTAAGTCTTATTTCATGAGATGAGGTCGACCATATGAATCCTTCTATATTTTAAACTCCtttattatatcatcatttatatttaaatgaattttattttattttattattgttaagtaAGTCCTTAGTCTTTCTCTTTCTTATTTAATttacatatttattataatttcacatcacctaactgaaatatttattggtcgtctataTCATATCAAACATGTCTCTCAGAATTTTTCTTCAATAGGTATGATctcaactttctctctaatatttttatttcttatcatGTTCATATTTGTATGTCTACCCTCAACTTTTccatcctcatctctacaactctcttCTTCCGTTTAAGGATGGTTCggtataaaaaaaaatcagtataaaaaaatTCATACCGATACCGTACCGGAATTTCAATATACCAAATTTTCAGTATACCAAATTTTCAGTATGGTATCAATTTCATATCGTTTATAGTAAAATTTCGGTATCAGTACAGTATactaaaaattttgatataaatcTTATACCAATACAATAAATTCGGTATGGTATAATACCGTACCGAAATTTTCAATATACCGTAAAATCGATATATTTCGGTATGATAAATACTGTATaccaaattttcaatatttttcccCCACACCTAATTCTCATCTTCATATAAATGTGATCTTAAAAATCATAATGGAAAATTAGCAAATATCATTAGCACACAATCCCGTGGCAAATTTGGTCCTATGGAATGGTAATTTTCAAGTGTGAGATACAGAGGAACCTTAGTCACCATTCAATTGTTCTATAGATTGTCAGTTGCCATCAGATTCATTCTAAGTGAGCTTACTTTTGAGATGTGCAATCCATTAGAATCAAATTTGTATACCTACTTATCAGTAAAATTTGTAacatccaatttttttttaaaaaaaaatctacaaaaacTTGCAATTTCCAACTAAAACTAAGAGGTCAATCCCAGtagtgaagaaaagaaagaacaGGGCAAACAGACAAATTGCTAAAGAAGGATCCATATGAATATCAAAACCCTACACATGGATGTTGATTAAGTTTAGTAGCTTAATTCTTAGAATATTGATGATATTAGGATATTAGTTAGATGAGTACTGGGCTTCATAAACCTGTCATCAATTGCATTATATCATGAATTTATCCCTTAAAATCAACATGAACAGACAATTTATCAAATATGTGAAGTCAGAAAAGTAAATCTGTCACAAAATCCACATGCTTGAAAGAAAACTGGTCATGTAGATTCCCAAGTCCAAACATTACACATGAAATGAGGAATTTTCAGTCTCAATTCTACAGAAAAATATATTGAGCATATAATTGCTAACTCACAactgaaaagaaaaaaacaaatgtaCATGGACTGAATAACCAAACAAAATGTTGAAGACTTACCAACCTCTTTGCATTGAGGCACAGGATGCAAAATTATTGTCTTGCCAGGAACAATTAGACTCAAATGCAAAAGTATACATAGCTAAACACTGTAGCATTTTGTCCAGTACAATCCTTTATTAAGCCTACTTGGCAGGTATACTGAGGGCTACTTGACTTCCCATCAGCAAGGATATCAATCCAACTTAGCATCAACAGCATTCTTGAAGCTGCCTCCAAGTAGAGATAACAAATTCCCTCCATGAACCCTTCCATCAGGAATGATGAATTCAAAACCCTTCTCTTGGCTCTCCCCAACACCTCCACCAAAACCAAACGACACCGACAAAGGGGATTTCATAGACACGGGAACCAGAACCTGGGGCGGAATATTAACATGCTTCAGCCTACCATTTGATTGTGACTCGACACAGTCAGAAACAGAACTACGACCAGCAGATGGATAATCGTTGTCGATGCTGCTTCCAGATGTGATAGATGCCGACACAATACCCTCAAAGAGGTGTGGACCAATCATTCTGCCAGTATTTCCAGCTTCGCTCTCCTGCTGGGCAGCCATAATGGTACTGTGAGCTGCACATAGTCCATTTTTTCCCCTTGCAAACTTGTCACAGCCCAAAGCCCATGTGCACCGCTTTCCTCCTCCATGAGCTTTGCAGAAGTTTGTCCTCCCCTGTGCACTCTTATCACATCCCTCAAAGTGGCATCTTTTTCCCCCACCATGGCGCACACAACAATCAGTGCGGCCACGAGCACTCTTTGTGCAACCAGGAACAACACACCTTTTACCCCCTCCGTGAGCTACACAAAATTGGGTCCCACCATGAACACTTTTTGGGCAAACCCCACCTCCTTCAAAAAGGCATCGCTTGCCACCACCATGCCCCTTACAAAGAGGTGTGCTTCCCTCAGCACCTTTACCGCAACCCTGAAATATGCATCGTCGTCCACCACCATGAGCTTTGCAGTACGTGGTACTCCCCTGTGCACCTTTGTTACAATCAGGATATTGACACCTACGCCCTCCACCATGGGAGATGCACAATCCTGGTTGCCCTTCAGCACTTTTGGTACACCCCTGAGCTGTGCATCTCTTTCCCCCTCCATGCTTGATGCACAAACCTGACTTACCTCGTGCCGCTTTAGAACATCCCGGATCAGTGCAACGGTGCCCACCTCCATGAGCAATGCAGAGATCAGTCTTACCCTCAGCACTCTTGGTGCATCCAAGGGTCTGGCATCTCCTGCCTCCTCCATGAGCTTTGCAGAAAACCGTCTTACTCTCAGCACCCTTGTTGCACCCAGATCTTTGGCACCTCTGCCCACCTCCATGGCCAATGCAGAAGCCTGATGCTCCCCTTGCACCTTTAAAACAACCCTTGAACATGCATTTCTTAGGATGATTAGTTCTCTGAGCAACAGTGGGAGAGGGTGAAATAGTACCAGCAGATGAGTCAGGAGCAGAAAAATGCTCAATTGTCTGGTGATTAGTAGCCACTGAAACAGCTTCGAAGTTCAATGCATCATTGAACAATGAAGCATCTCCAGTACAATTAGAATTCATCAACCTTGGGGCAAACAGGAGGGCTGGCATATAGCCACCTGGGTTTCTCTTAGCTGACGTTGAGCTCTCATCAACAATTGGAATTATGTTATGTTTTTCGGTGTGTACTTGCCTGGGTTTAGAAGAAAGATTAATGTTACTCACCGTGCCTACTAATCCATCAACATTTCTTCTTGAAAGCCCAAGTTCTAACATGTCACTTTCAGTTTGCAAGCCTGGGCATTGGCTAAAAGTGGCAAGTTCGTGTGTTATATTTACTCCACCTACAATGTCAATCCTTGAATTATAAGAAGCTGGAGTTGGACCAAGTCCAAGAACCAAACCACAACCATCATCTGGAGTAAAAAGATTGTTATTACTCAGACAATTTTTTGATGCAACAGTTGTGCTGATTTCATAGCTTGAGTTCAAGCGTAATGTAGTATCACCCAAGCAAACACTTGTGTCAGTTCTCACAGAATTTCCTGCTTCACTCAGTAAGAGACTCATGAAAGGTTGTTTTCTATTCGATAGATCTGTCAAGTCAAGATCCACCATATCCAGAAACAGAGAAGTTGCAAACTGAGGCTTGCTAGAATGACAATAAGCTGTAGAAGGAAGCCCCAGAGGCAGAGTACACCAAACTATCTATCCTTTTAGTTCATCGTTGAAGCTTTCACTATAAGAGCAATAGAGTAAGTGAAATGAAAATAATCATGGAATGTCAACTTGCAACTGCCACCACTGACAAAGCCTGATGTGTCTGCTCTGTCCATAACTTATCAGTTAATACAACTGAAGCCCTATAAGCAAAGGGGAACTAGGATACAGAGCATGTGCCAATAGAAAGCGTTGGCATTGTCAAAGAAGTTGCCAAAACCTATTAGCTTCTCTTACTGAATTGATTATTCGACAAGAGTGATGGATAACAATTCGAGCTGCAGTAGTAAAAGATAGAGATTCAAAAACCaaaaaaggaaaataatatttatagaCATTGCAAGTAAAGAATTGAATTGCAAAGTTGGAAAATGTTTGAGAATTTATCAATCGGAGCTCCAAGTAGTTGTCAAACAGTACTCTCACAAATGTTTGAAGACTACCAAGCATTAACAAGCCCAAAATACTGAGAGAATCTCTTAAAAGGATCATGCCAAGTAGTTAAAATACACGGATACAAATGTTTGAGATGTCTAGAACTATTAAGGATTTATAGAAATTGCAATGACCTATCAAAACAGATATCAAATTACAATTATACTTCTTTGCACAAAACTTAATGAAGCTTTGATGAACATGACCTTTTGTACTTCCTTCTATTTCTTATGTCTTGTAGGTTAAAAGGAACAAAATCACAGAAGATATCCAAAGTAAGCAATTGGGTGCACAATGAAAACAATTTGCATTTACCCTCCaacggaggaaaagaaaaatggtATCTACTTTTACTCATAGGTTATTAAATCTTATGTCAGCCGAAAAGTGATAATAGATGACTGGTTACAACATGGATAGACCTGCAACAGATATTAGGCAAACATAACAGTGGGTATTATGTAAAATTAggagtgtcaaaaatgaacccgacccgccGACCCGACCtgaaaaaaaaatcaggttcagGTTGGGAATTTTCATGTTCGGGTTGGAGGGAATTTGGGTTGAAAATTTTCGAGTCAagttgggtcgggttcgggtgaCCCGAATTTAGGGTTTACTTAGTGGGTTTTTtttgggttaaatcaaattttattttaaaaattaaaatgattttatgtATAGTAATATCAATGTTAATAT
This region of Zingiber officinale cultivar Zhangliang chromosome 9A, Zo_v1.1, whole genome shotgun sequence genomic DNA includes:
- the LOC122020669 gene encoding uncharacterized protein LOC122020669 yields the protein MVDLDLTDLSNRKQPFMSLLLSEAGNSVRTDTSVCLGDTTLRLNSSYEISTTVASKNCLSNNNLFTPDDGCGLVLGLGPTPASYNSRIDIVGGVNITHELATFSQCPGLQTESDMLELGLSRRNVDGLVGTVSNINLSSKPRQVHTEKHNIIPIVDESSTSAKRNPGGYMPALLFAPRLMNSNCTGDASLFNDALNFEAVSVATNHQTIEHFSAPDSSAGTISPSPTVAQRTNHPKKCMFKGCFKGARGASGFCIGHGGGQRCQRSGCNKGAESKTVFCKAHGGGRRCQTLGCTKSAEGKTDLCIAHGGGHRCTDPGCSKAARGKSGLCIKHGGGKRCTAQGCTKSAEGQPGLCISHGGGRRCQYPDCNKGAQGSTTYCKAHGGGRRCIFQGCGKGAEGSTPLCKGHGGGKRCLFEGGGVCPKSVHGGTQFCVAHGGGKRCVVPGCTKSARGRTDCCVRHGGGKRCHFEGCDKSAQGRTNFCKAHGGGKRCTWALGCDKFARGKNGLCAAHSTIMAAQQESEAGNTGRMIGPHLFEGIVSASITSGSSIDNDYPSAGRSSVSDCVESQSNGRLKHVNIPPQVLVPVSMKSPLSVSFGFGGGVGESQEKGFEFIIPDGRVHGGNLLSLLGGSFKNAVDAKLD
- the LOC122020671 gene encoding probable serine/threonine-protein kinase PBL3 encodes the protein MGNCLNPSPRIESAHSPRDASYSSKAASSKRSLFSVSSSRTSYSIPSTHSGQSFTDKPSSMTLPTPRSEGEILSSSQLKNFTFNELRNATRNFRHDNLLGEGGFGYVYKGWIDEQTFSASKPGCGMVVAVKKLKPQSFQGHKEWLTEVDYLGQLHHPNLVKLIGYCSEGDNKLLVYEFMSKGSLENHLFRRGARPLPWATRIKVAIGAARGLTFLHDAESQVIYRDFKASNILLDSEFNAKLSDFGLAKAGPTGDKTHVSTQVIGTHGYAAPEYIATGRLSVKADVYSFGVVLLELLSGCRAINESKMGIEQNLVEWAKPCLGDKRKLYRIMDTRLEGQYLKKGAHAVSMLALQCISQDAKLRPRMSDVLALLEQLQDPKAAVFPLPEDRYKTANVIAKSPMNCNLLSLHAAAVGSPLPSHPQTPLVH